A DNA window from Euwallacea fornicatus isolate EFF26 chromosome 17, ASM4011564v1, whole genome shotgun sequence contains the following coding sequences:
- the Pdp1 gene encoding hepatic leukemia factor isoform X4, which produces MFGYKSSGSGSYNPAFPMNYLNYYNFYMEVFKRMASGTIAGNSKPSHHNGHGHSTIKELAGAILGDDKKDDGELWNTVEAQTAFLGPNLWDKSYENDLKYVDLDEFLSENGVSMDGLGTHGALGPLSGTHPLPKRERSPSPSDCMSPDTINPPSPADSIFSEALSMGSSCRDFDPRTRAFSDEELKPTPIIKKSRKQFVPDDLKDDKYWARRRKNNLAAKRSRDARRMKENQIALRAGYLEKENIGLRQELERLKKENLVLQNKLAKYEDV; this is translated from the exons ATGTTCGGATACAAGAGCTCTGGCAGTGGTTCCTATAATCCGGCATTTCCCATGAATTacttaaattattacaatttctACATGGAGGTATTCAAGCGAATGGCATCCGGAACAATTGCAG GTAACAGCAAACCCTCACACCACAACGGACATGGCCATTCGACGATCAAAGAACTGGCGGGCGCCATTTTGGGCGACGACAAAAAGGACGATGGAGAGCTCTGGAACACTGTGGAGGCCCAGACTGCGTTCCTAGGCCCCAACCTATGGGACAAATCTTATGAAAATGACCTCAAG TACGTGGACTTGGATGAGTTCCTCTCGGAAAACGGCGTCTCCATGGACGGGCTGGGTACCCACGGCGCCCTAGGCCCGCTCTCCGGCACTCACCCCTTGCCCAAGCGGGAGAGATCTCCCAGTCCCAGCGACTGCATGAGCCCGGACACCATCAACCCCCCCTCGCCGGCCGACTCGA ttttttctGAAGCGCTCTCGATGGGTTCGAGCTGTCGCGACTTCGATCCACGAACAAGGGCGTTTTCAGATGAGGAACTCAAGCCCACGCCCATCATCAAAAAGTCCAGGAAACAGTTCGTCCCTGATGATCTCAAAGATGACAAATATTGGGCGCGGCGCAGAAAGAACAACCTGGCGGCCAAACGGTCGAGGGACGCTCGAAGGATGAAGGAGAACCAGATCGCCCTTCGAGCTGGTTACCTGGAAAAAGAG AATATTGGACTTCGCCAAGAGCTAGAACGACTGAAGAAAGAAAACCTCGTGCTGCAGAACAAATTGGCGAAATACGAGGacgtttaa